Proteins from one Palaemon carinicauda isolate YSFRI2023 chromosome 26, ASM3689809v2, whole genome shotgun sequence genomic window:
- the LOC137619819 gene encoding KRAB-A domain-containing protein 2-like, whose product MANPTERDIEAHFREELFQRSEGKKSVLLPKEQYNEIISEVTATDKSGEKTPHEYYLLKKYEIFKCGDVLKLIRRRTANEDPIYFATLEYTFDIIKHAHIATGHGGRDKMVKELSKKYDNITHDAISIYKSLCIECQCKQVAYQLLDIFLLLGAPEILQSVNGSEFTACVITELKLLWPDLVMVHGKPRYPQSQGSVERANCDIKDILVAWLSDNNTTDWTVGLKFVQFQKNSSYHSGIRRSPFAALFGSDAKVGLTTSALPHDVIHRLQSEDELLAVITEETTSDELPAVEPVTAKPPAVEPVTVEPPAVEPVTAEPPAVEQVTALGVLCTTVIRVTAEPPAVKPTSPLSVRQKNNTSQRKRACEAQLSQAERMVERIRRIMDRGKVGNNVTIPIPMVDRGRGDPRNIMGIIMDIDENDNYTIAVKSGILSGKYTRNQFDLCMEEKLIIEEEEPCVMHLTHLQ is encoded by the exons atggcaaatccaactgagcgtgatatagaagcacattttcgggaagaattattccaaagaagtgaaggaaagaaatctgtcttgctcccaaaagaacagtataatgaaattatttcagaagTGACAGCAACTGACAAGTCAGGCGAAAAGACGCCTCATGAATACTACCTTCTGAAGAAATATGAGATCTTCAAGTGTGGTGATGTTCTCAAGTTGATTAGAAGACggactgccaatgaagatcctatctattttgctacaTTGGAGTATACATTTGACATTATTAAGCATGCTCATATTGCAACTGGCCACGGAGGGCGTGATAAGATGGTaaaagaattatctaaaaagtatgacaacattacccatgatgcaatatctatttacaaatcactGTGCATCGAATGTCAGTGTAAAC aagttgcgtatcagctgttggatatttttcttttacttggtgcacCGGAAATTTTACAAAGTGTCAACGGATCGGAGTTTACTGCTTGTGTTATTACAGAACTTAAACTGCTTTGGCCTGATCTTGTAATGGTTCATGGAAAACCTAGATATCCTCAGAGCCAGGGGTCAGTTGAACGAGCAaactgtgatattaaagatatattGGTAGCCTGGTTGAGTGATAATAATACAACAGACTGGACCGTTGGTTTAAAATTTGTGCAGTTTCAAAAAAACTCTAGCTACCATTCTGGCATTAGAAGGTCACCATTTGCTGCATTGTTTGGATCCGATGCAAAAGTAGGACTGACAACTTCAGCTCTTCCACATGATGTAATTCACCGTCTCCAAAGTGAGGACGAGTTGCTGGCAGTAATTACGGAAGAAACAACTTCAGATGAACtacctgctgtcgaaccagttactgctaaaccacctgctgtcgaaccagttactgttgaaccacctgctgtcgaaccagttactgctgaaccacctgctgtcgaacaagtcACTGCACTGGGAGTATTGTGCACGACTGTGATTAGAG ttactgctgaaccacctgctgtcaaaCCAACATCACCACTCTCCGTTCGTCAAAAGAATAATACCTCTCAGCGAAAACGTGCGTGCGAAGCGCAGCTTTCACAAGCTGAACGTATGGTTGAACGAATTCGTCGTATTATGGACCGTGGAAAAGTCGGGAATAATGTAACGATTCCGATACCAATGGTGGATAGGGGTCGTGGGGATCCAAGGAATATCATGGGAATAATTATGGATATTGACGAAAATGACAATTACACGATTGCAGTGAAGAGTGGTATACTGAGTGGGAAATATACCAGGAATCAGTTTGATTTAT